The Sulfolobus islandicus Y.N.15.51 sequence GAATAATAGAAAAAGGGGAAGGATGCTATAATTTAGTGAGGAAATCTATGGATAAGAAGTGAATGTAAGTCAAACTCTTCGGAAATGTTGAGCGTTTTATCGTTATATAACTTAAATAGAACTGGAAGAAGCTTCCAAGCGGATTCCAGAAATCTAGTTATATAGTATTGTCTTCTTATCTCTTTAGCTAAAATCTTATACTTGGAATGATACTCATTGAATTTCCCACTGCGAATTCCATTTACTAAGGGATATAATAAGCTTGCGATACCAAATATGCCCCCACCAGTAAATGTTTTTATAAGTCCAGTCGAATCACCAAACTTCAACGTTTTTATGTTAGATACAGGTGAGACGCGTGGAATTGCTCCCCCATGAATGTCTAAAATCCTTTTATTAATATTAGGCAGAAACGCCTTTGGATCACTATACGAGATCGCACCCACTAAGGTTCCATATGGTAAAGGAACTATCCAACTAAACCCTCCAACGTTTTTAGAATCTATATAAACAATAATGCTTTCCTCGTTTATCGGTTCCGTCAAATACTCTATTGCCTTAATCCATTTAGCATTACCTTTCCAACCACTACAATCTACTACTATTCCCTCATATTTTTCATTTCCTGATATTACAGTATTGCCATTAATTATTGCATCTCTTGGTCTCTTTGTCTTTACTTCCCCATCAAGCCATATTTCTAAGTTTTCCCTATTCAGTCTGATAACATCGGTATCTACATAAATTGTATACCCTCGATCATATTTTATTTCTATTGATTTAAATTCTCTATCTATGAATTGTCTACTAACACCAAGCTCTAAAAATGTTTTTCGGCTTATTACACCAGTACACTTCTTACCCGGAAAACGTCTTCTATCAAAAACTATTGGATTAGAATCCAGAATATTATATGCCAATAATAGCCCAGCTAATCCCCCGCCTACTATTAGAACTCCGATGATCTATCAGCCTCATTTATAGTATATTTCTTAGCCCCCAGTTTTTCCACTATATAATTAAATGCTTTTAAGGGGCTAGTATGTGGACCACAAGAGTATACATCAACTGTTGCGAATTTGTACTCCGGCCACGTATGTAT is a genomic window containing:
- a CDS encoding NAD(P)/FAD-dependent oxidoreductase; this encodes MAYNILDSNPIVFDRRRFPGKKCTGVISRKTFLELGVSRQFIDREFKSIEIKYDRGYTIYVDTDVIRLNRENLEIWLDGEVKTKRPRDAIINGNTVISGNEKYEGIVVDCSGWKGNAKWIKAIEYLTEPINEESIIVYIDSKNVGGFSWIVPLPYGTLVGAISYSDPKAFLPNINKRILDIHGGAIPRVSPVSNIKTLKFGDSTGLIKTFTGGGIFGIASLLYPLVNGIRSGKFNEYHSKYKILAKEIRRQYYITRFLESAWKLLPVLFKLYNDKTLNISEEFDLHSLLIHRFPH